A genomic segment from Leopardus geoffroyi isolate Oge1 chromosome A2, O.geoffroyi_Oge1_pat1.0, whole genome shotgun sequence encodes:
- the KEAP1 gene encoding kelch-like ECH-associated protein 1 translates to MQPEPRPSGAGARTRFLPLRSQRPEGAGDAVMYASTECKAEVTPSQHGNRTFSYTLEDHTKQAFGIMNELRLSQQLCDVTLQVKYEDAPAAQFMAHKVVLASSSPVFKAMFTNGLREQGMEVVSIEGIHPKVMERLIEFAYTASISMGEKCVLHVMNGAVMYQIDSVVRACSDFLVQQLDPSNAIGIANFAEQIGCAELHQRAREYIYMHFGEVAKQEEFFNLSHCQLVTLISRDDLNVRCESEVFHACINWVKYDCEQRRFYVQALLRAVRCHSLTPRFLQMQLQKCEILQADSRCKDYLVKIFQELTLHKPTQVMPCRAPKVGRLIYTAGGYFRQSLSYLEAYNPSDGTWLRLADLQVPRSGLAGCVVGGLLYAVGGRNNSPDGNTDSSALDCYNPMTNQWSPCAPMSVPRNRIGVGVIDGHIYAVGGSHGCIHHNSVERYEPERDEWHLVAPMLTRRIGVGVAVLNRLLYAVGGFDGTNRLNSAECYYPERNEWRMIAPMNTIRSGAGVCVLHNCIYAAGGYDGQDQLNSVERYDVETETWTFVAPMKHRRSALGITVHQGRIYVLGGYDGHTFLDSVECYDPDTDTWSEVTHMTSGRSGVGVAVTMEPCRKQIDQQNCTC, encoded by the exons ATGCAGCCGGAACCGAGGCCTAGCGGGGCTGGGGCCCGCACCCGATTCCTTCCCCTGAGGTCACAGCGCCCCGAGGGGGCAGGGGACGCGGTGATGTACGCCTCCACCGAGTGCAAAGCCGAGGTGACGCCCTCCCAGCACGGCAACCGCACCTTCAGCTACACGCTAGAGGACCACACCAAGCAGGCCTTTGGCATCATGAACGAGCTGCGGCTCAGCCAGCAGCTGTGTGATGTCACACTGCAGGTCAAATACGAGGACGCGCCGGCCGCCCAGTTCATGGCTCACAAGGTGGTGCTGGCCTCATCTAGCCCTGTCTTCAAGGCCATGTTCACCAACGGGCTGCGGGAGCAGGGCATGGAGGTGGTGTCCATTGAGGGCATCCACCCCAAGGTCATGGAGCGCCTAATTGAGTTTGCCTACACGGCCTCCATCTCCATGGGTGAGAAGTGCGTGCTCCACGTGATGAACGGCGCCGTCATGTACCAGATCGACAGTGTCGTCCGCGCCTGCAGCGACTTCCTGGTGCAGCAGCTGGACCCCAGCAACGCCATTGGCATTGCCAACTTCGCCGAACAGATCGGCTGTGCTGAGCTGCACCAGCGAGCCCGCGAGTACATCTACATGCACTTCGGAGAG GTGGCCAAGCAGGAGGAGTTCTTCAACCTGTCCCACTGCCAGCTGGTGACTCTCATCAGCCGAGACGACCTGAACGTGCGCTGCGAGTCCGAGGTCTTCCACGCCTGTATCAACTGGGTCAAGTACGACTGCGAGCAGCGGCGGTTCTACGTGCAGGCGCTGCTCAGGGCTGTGCGATGCCACTCGCTGACACCCCGCTTCCTGCAGATGCAGCTGCAGAAGTGCGAGATCTTGCAGGCGGACTCCCGCTGCAAGGACTACCTGGTCAAGATCTTCCAGGAGCTGACCTTGCACAAGCCCACGCAGGTGATGCCCTGTCGGGCGCCCAAAGTGGGCCGGCTCATCTACACCGCCGGCGGCTACTTCCGCCAGTCGCTCAGCTACCTGGAGGCCTACAACCCCAGCGATGGCACTTGGCTCCGACTGGCAGACCTGCAGGTGCCTCGTAGCGGCCTGGCGGGCTGCGTCGTGGGCGGGCTGCTGTATGCCGTGGGTGGCCGGAACAACTCGCCCGACGGCAACACCGACTCCAGTGCCCTGGACTGCTATAACCCCATGACCAACCAGTGGTCCCCCTGTGCCCCCATGAGCGTGCCACGCAATCGGATTGGGGTTGGGGTCATCGACGGGCATATCTATGCCGTGGGTGGCTCCCATGGCTGCATCCACCACAACAGTGTGGAGAG GTATGAGCCAGAGCGGGACGAGTGGCACCTGGTGGCCCCAATGCTGACTCGAAGGATCGGGGTGGGAGTGGCTGTCCTCAACCGTTTGCTCTATGCCGTCGGGGGCTTCGATGGCACAAACCGCCTCAACTCAGCCGAGTGTTACTACCCAGAGAGAAACGAGTGGCGGATGATCGCACCCATGAACACCATCCGAagtggggcag GAGTCTGTGTCTTGCACAACTGTATCTATGCTGCGGGGGGCTACGATGGTCAGGACCAGCTCAACAGCGTGGAGCGCTATGATGTGGAGACAGAAACGTGGACTTTTGTAGCTCCCATGAAGCATCGGCGAAGTGCCCTGGGGATCACTGTGCACCAGGGAAGAATCTACGTTCTGG GAGGCTACGACGGTCACACGTTCCTGGACAGTGTAGAGTGTTATGACCCAGACACCGACACCTGGAGCGAGGTGACCCACATGACATCCGGCCGGAGCGGCGTGGGTGTCGCCGTCACCATGGAACCCTGCCGAAAGCAGATCGACCAGCAGAACTGTACCTGTTGA
- the S1PR5 gene encoding sphingosine 1-phosphate receptor 5: MEPGLLRPAPVSEVIVLHYNYTGKLRGARYQPGAGLRADAVVFLAVCAFIVLENLAVLIVLGRHSRFHAPMFLLLGSLTLSDLLAGAVYAANILLSGPLTLRLSPTLWFAREGGVFVALAASVLSLLAIALERRLTMARRGPAPASRWGRTLALVAAAWGVSVLLGLLPWLGWNCLGRLDACSTVLPLYAKAYVLFCVLAFLGILAAICALYARIYCQVRANARRLRERPRAAGGASARARHTPRSLALLRTLSVVLLAFVVCWGPLFLLLLLDVACPARACPVLLQADPFLGLAMANSLLNPIIYTLTNRDLRNALLCLGRRGRCPCSGGHGASQGSESAAGASGRLSRSLPPGLDGSSSRSERSSPRRDGPDTSGSTGGPGAPTAARTLVPAPAAD, encoded by the coding sequence ATGGAGCCCGGGCTGCTGCGGCCGGCACCGGTGAGCGAGGTCATCGTCTTGCATTACAACTACACAGGCAAGCTTCGCGGAGCACGCTACCAGCCCGGCGCCGGGCTGCGTGCGGACGCTGTCGTGTTCCTGGCCGTGTGCGCGTTCATCGTGCTGGAGAACTTGGCGGTGCTGATCGTGCTTGGGCGCCACTCGCGCTTCCATGCGCCCATGTTCCTGCTCCTGGGCAGCCTTACGCTGTCCGACCTGCTGGCGGGCGCGGTCTATGCCGCCAACATCCTGCTGTCGGGGCCTCTCACGCTGCGCCTGTCGCCCACGCTCTGGTTCGCGCGTGAAGGGGGCGTCTTCGTGGCGCTCGCCGCGTCCGTGCTGAGCCTCCTGGCCATCGCGCTCGAGCGCCGCCTCACCATGGCCCGCCGAGGACCCGCACCCGCCTCGCGTTGGGGACGCACGCTGGCGCTGGTGGCCGCCGCCTGGGGCGTGTCGGTGCTTCTCGGACTACTGCCCTGGCTCGGCTGGAACTGCCTGGGCCGCCTGGACGCCTGCTCCACCGTCCTGCCGCTCTACGCCAAGGCCTACGTGCTTTTCTGTGTGCTCGCCTTCCTCGGCATCCTGGCCGCCATCTGTGCGCTCTACGCGCGCATCTACTGCCAGGTGCGTGCCAACGCGCGCCGCCTGCGGGAGCGCCCCCGGGCCGCGGGGGGCGCCTCCGCTCGGGCACGCCACACGCCGCGCTCGCTGGCCCTGCTGCGCACGCTCAGCGTGGTGCTCCTGGCCTTCGTGGTGTGTTGGGGccctctcttcctgctgctcTTACTCGACGTGGCGTGCCCCGCGCGCGCCTGCCCCGTGCTCCTGCAGGCCGACCCCTTCCTGGGTCTGGCCATGGCCAACTCGCTTCTGAACCCGATCATTTACACGCTCACCAACCGCGACCTGCGCAACGCTCTCCTGTGTCTCGGCCGCCGCGGCCGCTGCCCCTGCAGCGGAGGGCACGGCGCCTCCCAGGGGTCCGAGAGCGCTGCTGGGGCTTCGGGACGCTTGAGCCGCTCGCTGCCCCCTGGCTTGGACGGCAGCTCCAGCCGCTCCGAGCGCTCCTCACCCCGACGGGACGGGCCGGACACTAGCGGCTCCACTGGCGGCCCGGGTGCGCCCACAGCCGCCCGGACCCTGGTACCGGCACCTGCCGCAGACTGA